In Porphyromonas cangingivalis, a genomic segment contains:
- a CDS encoding Ig-like domain-containing protein, which produces MKIMRTGSPLFILLGTFILALVLIFGCANRMTPGGGPYDETPPKLLKAVPEIRATNIKSQKINLYFDEYIKVKDVSKKVIISPPQLQMPRISAIGKRVVVELQDTLLPNTTYTIDFTDAVVDNNEENPLENFSFAFSTGSVIDTMEISGHVMDARTHEPVQGVLIGIHPDTAGVRAFKDTVFLRMSRSSDRSFFVLRNIKHGRYKVFALKESDGNYRYDNPTDGIAFLDSAVLTTSVPAMRNDTIRKDSLTIDTIIPVQYTRYLPDDLVLRFYTAKTERRFLKKRERKDSMMIELEFNDVVTIPPTVRPLGPDSLFARPDSVAARSAVADIHDGNKVSVYLLDKVWQKADSFLVTYNSIDSLNLPILVTDSLSLRPPKIKQDKKEKEKKEDKKKSQTDKKKSNPTNTESLSSPNDSIAPTDFLGMTAGDLPPGADVGDQAEGASVAEKEPSPLKVTFNRAGNGGVVDSMTFKTTLPIDSTALKGISLFHRKDSILTKVPWIRVMMKPGSVTQGILEAKLDYKKDYEVHFDSLLFVDIAGNHLDATQIDKFTVKPSGDFSQLEIAVTGVSGAKVFELLDEKDKVIRVLPVTGNNVIFRDLLPAKYGVRMYLDRNANGVWDVGDYDKGEQPEEVFYLPKLIEVLKNWKMKENWVPRATPLREQKPKELIQTKFEEKKRRDLNKQREEEMRRRRSGSGGGFGGGLEGALGGLRQGVNQF; this is translated from the coding sequence ATGAAGATAATGCGGACGGGCTCACCGTTATTCATCTTGTTGGGGACTTTTATCCTCGCTCTTGTGCTCATCTTCGGCTGTGCGAATAGGATGACACCCGGAGGAGGCCCTTATGATGAGACTCCGCCTAAGCTGTTGAAGGCTGTGCCGGAAATCCGTGCAACGAACATCAAGAGTCAGAAGATCAATCTCTACTTCGACGAGTACATCAAGGTCAAGGATGTCTCCAAGAAGGTCATCATCTCTCCACCACAGTTACAGATGCCACGTATCTCCGCCATCGGAAAGCGTGTCGTGGTGGAGCTGCAGGATACCCTCTTGCCCAATACGACTTACACCATCGACTTCACCGATGCGGTGGTAGACAACAATGAGGAGAACCCTCTCGAAAACTTCTCCTTCGCCTTCAGTACAGGCAGTGTCATTGACACGATGGAGATCTCCGGACATGTCATGGATGCTCGTACCCACGAGCCTGTCCAAGGTGTATTGATAGGTATTCACCCTGATACGGCAGGTGTGAGGGCGTTCAAGGATACGGTCTTCCTCCGTATGTCAAGGTCTTCGGATCGTTCTTTCTTTGTCTTGCGCAACATCAAGCACGGAAGATACAAGGTCTTTGCCCTCAAGGAGAGTGATGGCAACTATCGCTATGACAATCCCACGGATGGGATAGCCTTCCTTGACTCTGCGGTCTTGACGACTTCCGTCCCTGCCATGCGCAACGACACGATCCGTAAGGACTCTCTCACCATAGATACAATCATCCCCGTACAATACACGAGATATCTCCCCGACGACTTGGTGTTGAGGTTCTATACGGCCAAGACGGAGCGTCGTTTCTTGAAGAAGAGGGAGCGTAAGGATTCGATGATGATCGAGCTGGAGTTCAATGACGTGGTGACGATACCGCCTACCGTGCGCCCCCTCGGGCCGGACTCACTCTTCGCTCGTCCCGATAGTGTAGCTGCTCGCTCAGCCGTGGCGGACATCCACGACGGCAACAAGGTCTCTGTCTATCTCCTCGACAAGGTGTGGCAGAAGGCGGACTCGTTCCTCGTTACGTACAATTCGATCGACAGTCTCAACCTCCCCATCCTGGTCACAGACAGTCTCTCTCTCCGTCCGCCCAAGATCAAGCAAGACAAGAAGGAGAAAGAGAAGAAAGAGGATAAAAAGAAATCTCAAACGGACAAAAAGAAGTCCAATCCAACGAATACGGAGTCTCTCTCATCCCCCAATGACTCCATAGCTCCCACTGACTTTCTCGGCATGACTGCCGGCGATCTTCCTCCCGGAGCCGATGTCGGTGATCAGGCAGAGGGTGCCTCTGTGGCAGAGAAGGAGCCGTCTCCTCTCAAAGTGACCTTCAACCGTGCAGGTAACGGCGGTGTAGTGGACTCTATGACGTTCAAGACGACCTTACCCATAGACTCTACCGCCCTCAAAGGGATCTCCCTCTTCCACCGTAAGGATTCGATCCTCACCAAGGTGCCTTGGATACGGGTGATGATGAAGCCGGGGAGTGTGACCCAAGGTATATTGGAGGCTAAGTTGGACTACAAGAAAGACTACGAAGTGCACTTCGATTCACTCCTCTTTGTCGATATCGCAGGCAATCACTTGGATGCGACACAGATAGATAAGTTTACGGTGAAGCCTTCGGGAGACTTCTCCCAGTTGGAGATAGCAGTCACCGGAGTGTCGGGGGCAAAGGTCTTCGAATTGCTCGACGAGAAAGACAAGGTCATCAGAGTGCTCCCCGTCACCGGGAACAACGTTATATTCAGAGATCTCTTACCGGCGAAGTACGGTGTGCGTATGTATCTCGACCGCAATGCCAATGGCGTGTGGGATGTGGGAGACTACGATAAGGGTGAGCAGCCCGAAGAGGTCTTCTATCTCCCCAAGCTCATCGAAGTGCTCAAGAACTGGAAGATGAAGGAGAATTGGGTGCCGAGGGCGACACCTCTGCGCGAGCAAAAGCCAAAAGAATTGATACAGACAAAGTTTGAAGAAAAGAAACGTCGTGACCTCAACAAACAGCGTGAGGAGGAGATGCGCCGTCGTCGCAGTGGAAGCGGCGGTGGCTTCGGTGGCGGTCTTGAAGGGGCTTTGGGTGGTCTCCGTCAGGGAGTCAATCAATTTTAG
- a CDS encoding site-specific integrase — protein sequence MKEKTLKLLFYLKRSTQSKDGKSPIMARLSVGRTMVQFSCKTSCSPKLWDSRKNRLVGKSAEAVSVNTELDRLQVSVHRAFEGLQRKQGEAVTAEAVKALVFGLNSGSQGLLYHLEEYLARFRERVGIDRSERRYKCLLQFRNHLEAFIKHRHRMGDVPAPKADRAFIEDFEGYFSRELGYKLNTTAGYLSMLASLLKDLHKRHIIDSYPFLGYSIRWDVGSPRYITKEELLRIVALDETQLGDYELVSRDMFVFSCYTGLSYTDIYHLTAEHLIEEGGMTWIRKPRVKTGNMCHIPLLPEASALIEQYKGIHNRAFRHEPPKGYLLPIPGADTVNIHLKKIAKLCKISKRLTFHMARHTFASQMTLSEGVSIESVSKMLGHSQIKTTQVYAETSPERVFRDVERILPEIAHYRLTN from the coding sequence ATGAAAGAAAAGACATTGAAGTTGCTCTTCTACCTCAAGCGAAGTACGCAGAGCAAAGACGGCAAAAGCCCCATTATGGCTCGCCTAAGTGTGGGGCGAACAATGGTACAGTTTAGTTGCAAGACAAGTTGCTCGCCCAAGCTATGGGATAGCCGTAAGAATAGGCTTGTAGGCAAGAGTGCCGAAGCCGTGTCCGTGAATACTGAGCTCGACCGCTTGCAAGTTTCCGTCCATCGAGCCTTTGAGGGCTTACAGCGTAAGCAAGGCGAAGCGGTAACGGCAGAGGCGGTCAAAGCCCTTGTGTTTGGGCTAAACAGCGGTAGCCAAGGTTTACTCTATCATTTGGAGGAATACCTCGCACGCTTTCGTGAGCGTGTGGGCATAGACCGCAGTGAGCGAAGGTATAAGTGCCTTTTGCAATTCCGCAACCATCTCGAAGCCTTTATCAAACACCGCCATCGAATGGGCGATGTGCCTGCACCCAAAGCCGACAGAGCCTTTATAGAGGATTTCGAGGGTTATTTCTCTCGTGAGCTGGGATACAAACTCAATACCACGGCTGGCTACCTCTCTATGCTGGCATCGCTACTGAAAGACCTACACAAACGGCACATCATCGACTCTTACCCTTTCTTAGGCTATTCTATCCGTTGGGATGTTGGCTCGCCACGCTACATTACCAAGGAGGAACTCCTGCGTATCGTAGCCTTAGACGAAACGCAACTGGGCGATTATGAGCTGGTATCAAGGGATATGTTCGTCTTCTCTTGCTATACGGGCTTGTCTTACACGGATATTTACCACCTCACAGCAGAGCATCTTATCGAAGAAGGTGGTATGACTTGGATACGCAAACCACGAGTCAAGACTGGCAATATGTGCCACATACCACTCTTGCCCGAGGCATCTGCCCTCATTGAGCAATACAAAGGTATTCACAACCGAGCTTTTCGGCACGAACCGCCCAAGGGTTATCTTCTACCCATTCCTGGGGCAGATACCGTCAATATCCACCTCAAGAAGATTGCCAAGCTCTGCAAAATCTCTAAACGATTAACCTTCCATATGGCTCGCCACACTTTTGCCTCGCAGATGACCCTATCTGAAGGGGTATCTATCGAGAGTGTGTCGAAGATGTTAGGGCATAGTCAAATCAAGACTACACAAGTCTATGCCGAGACTTCTCCCGAGCGTGTGTTTAGAGATGTAGAGCGTATTCTTCCCGAAATAGCCCACTATCGTTTAACCAACTAA
- a CDS encoding outer membrane beta-barrel protein, which translates to MKRSFIVFLFILSSIVSLSAQSVVETRGSIVDKAGDPLIGAVIFFRNVADSLATFPAVTDRNGCFKQLLAPSRYSYSISYLGEEYNPKSNLLTIKDQPIDIGTIKISVRAVQLGEVVVRVNRPFVSYKGVNPVYNLNANPSMKGSNLLDGIKHLPGIYQREGAGLSAYGIYDVTIALNGRVLLLPKEEVLSYLTTFNTSDVESVEVIRNPGPEYGNNLDIVLNIITKKKSWQDESNIFVSSDITSQRGDLFSEALRGRFNLNKGISRNYLSASISNLNRKETLETTFGVDTTTITPRRLYGIEAGSDLQLSKSSLLGGRIGLSKITEALRNNHTSQVNLDRNVVTGTLYHHFNRDNWAWDVNGDMLFSKSDILYQSLQEAASSEHDNRTQSYRATSNFFYRFSPSFKIQTGIISSHTLLNERAQKGELDLRYREHQNSVYATLYYQHKSINGRMGVQLNNDIRALSGVFSQDKAQRWSWWNWQPYFSVDYSIARHHLLSLVLSSYYNRPQFRDLLPYTSGSSGFLKRKGNPDLKNSFRYNLSLTYSFMRAASLEFSYSDERLPIVEMISRQGSNYYLSRNNLDRSQYIRVVAGLPIPIINNQDLGINWLASTYFAFHRQFDRGVVNDSHIDRTFNAYYLMHSQSLSLPKNWNILAQATYYSPLFMGVYQTTKPQWWIDLTVSKRIANWKFSLSGRDLLNSNIAEGQVVGLPMEMHFKKNWHQPSVTLSISLFIGNDKLKGTRKMNTSESADRIVSTADESISLQKK; encoded by the coding sequence ATGAAAAGAAGTTTCATTGTATTCCTATTCATTCTCTCTTCGATAGTATCTCTATCTGCTCAGTCTGTAGTTGAGACAAGAGGTTCCATTGTCGACAAGGCTGGAGATCCTCTGATCGGAGCTGTCATCTTTTTTAGGAATGTGGCTGATAGCCTTGCTACATTCCCTGCGGTTACTGATAGAAATGGGTGCTTCAAGCAACTTTTAGCACCATCTCGGTACTCCTATTCGATCTCTTATTTGGGAGAAGAGTATAACCCGAAGTCCAATCTGTTGACCATAAAGGATCAGCCCATAGACATAGGCACTATTAAGATCTCTGTGAGGGCTGTTCAATTAGGGGAAGTCGTAGTAAGGGTAAATCGTCCCTTCGTCTCATATAAAGGGGTAAACCCTGTGTATAATCTAAATGCCAATCCAAGTATGAAGGGTAGCAACCTATTGGATGGTATCAAACATCTACCTGGCATCTATCAGAGAGAGGGGGCAGGACTGAGCGCTTATGGCATTTATGATGTGACTATTGCTCTGAATGGTCGTGTGTTATTGCTCCCAAAAGAAGAAGTTCTCTCCTATCTTACCACCTTTAACACGAGCGATGTCGAGAGCGTGGAGGTAATACGTAATCCTGGACCAGAATATGGAAACAACTTAGATATTGTACTCAATATCATAACCAAAAAGAAATCTTGGCAAGACGAGTCCAATATCTTTGTCTCCTCGGATATTACTTCTCAGAGAGGAGATCTTTTCTCAGAAGCATTAAGAGGAAGATTTAACCTAAACAAAGGGATCTCTCGCAACTATCTCTCTGCTTCGATCTCTAATCTCAATCGCAAGGAAACCTTAGAGACTACTTTTGGTGTTGATACCACAACGATCACTCCTCGTAGACTTTATGGCATAGAAGCTGGCTCGGATCTTCAGTTGTCCAAGAGTTCTCTATTAGGTGGTCGAATAGGCTTATCTAAGATTACGGAGGCTCTGAGAAACAATCACACGTCACAGGTAAATCTTGACAGGAATGTCGTAACGGGGACTCTATATCATCACTTTAACAGAGACAATTGGGCTTGGGATGTTAATGGGGATATGCTGTTTAGTAAGAGTGATATCTTGTATCAATCACTCCAAGAGGCAGCTTCCTCTGAGCATGATAATAGAACTCAATCTTATCGTGCCACATCAAACTTCTTCTATCGATTCTCTCCTTCTTTCAAGATACAGACAGGCATTATCAGTAGTCACACTTTGCTTAATGAGAGAGCTCAAAAAGGAGAGCTGGATCTGAGATATAGAGAGCATCAAAACTCCGTCTATGCCACACTCTATTATCAGCATAAGAGCATAAACGGACGAATGGGGGTACAGCTTAATAACGACATTCGAGCCTTATCGGGAGTCTTTTCTCAGGACAAAGCACAGAGATGGAGCTGGTGGAATTGGCAACCTTACTTTAGTGTGGATTATAGCATCGCTCGGCATCATTTACTCTCGTTAGTCTTATCGTCCTATTACAATCGCCCACAGTTTAGAGACCTACTACCATATACTTCAGGATCTTCGGGCTTCTTGAAGCGAAAAGGCAATCCCGATCTGAAGAACAGTTTTAGATACAACCTATCGCTCACTTACTCCTTTATGAGGGCTGCCAGTCTTGAATTCAGCTATTCGGACGAACGCCTTCCTATTGTCGAGATGATAAGTCGGCAAGGAAGTAACTACTACCTCTCTCGCAATAATTTGGATAGGAGTCAATACATCAGAGTCGTTGCAGGACTGCCTATTCCTATTATTAACAATCAGGATCTAGGGATAAATTGGCTTGCTTCCACCTACTTTGCATTTCATCGACAATTTGACAGAGGGGTGGTCAACGATAGCCACATAGATAGAACGTTCAATGCTTATTATCTGATGCACAGTCAGAGTCTAAGCCTCCCGAAGAATTGGAACATCTTAGCACAAGCAACCTATTATAGTCCTCTGTTTATGGGAGTATACCAGACTACCAAACCGCAATGGTGGATTGATCTGACCGTGAGCAAACGGATTGCCAACTGGAAATTTTCCCTCTCAGGGCGAGACCTTCTGAATAGCAATATAGCCGAAGGACAAGTCGTAGGACTACCCATGGAGATGCACTTCAAGAAGAATTGGCACCAGCCTTCTGTCACTCTTTCTATCTCCTTATTTATTGGGAATGATAAGCTAAAAGGGACCCGAAAGATGAACACATCAGAAAGTGCCGACAGAATTGTATCAACGGCTGATGAAAGCATTTCTTTGCAGAAAAAATAA
- a CDS encoding M50 family metallopeptidase: protein MESAKNEREISVSQQKKGVWNVSYKGRYFQVNDITKHLIICIIKGLSNEDTLHSVSKKFSDIRLEHSDIDLVRKKMESIEESHICHKSAYIKFKKTLVRLEEKRCTTLLKRLSSLFDTKVVVVVMATFFSLLLLRHRDLFCVNRHELFATIKSNPFLVLLYIVISIGIIFIHEMGHAVASERYKVSPKEIGFGFYLYFPVFFTDVSRSWMATRRQRIVIDVAGFYFQIISMTILLLFSFLYTMPNHILFAIILDNLIVIIYNMNPLFRFDGYWIFSDIFGITNLRNKSYFAIAEIVLWIGAKFRQCNQREFSYPILVYLYSCISLLFVFTMVSTFVIFAFRRLVTLISMLMQNSIPSDNSIWIFLISTILLFVGVYFSSISVIQTTNTIKKYVLQLRKESSID from the coding sequence ATGGAATCTGCAAAAAACGAAAGGGAAATTAGTGTTTCTCAGCAAAAAAAAGGTGTTTGGAATGTATCATACAAAGGAAGATATTTTCAGGTTAATGATATTACGAAACATCTAATTATTTGTATTATTAAGGGGCTTTCAAACGAAGATACTCTGCATAGTGTATCAAAAAAATTTAGCGATATACGATTAGAACACTCTGATATAGATTTGGTTAGAAAAAAGATGGAATCAATAGAGGAGAGTCATATTTGCCACAAAAGTGCATACATAAAATTCAAGAAAACATTAGTTCGGCTAGAAGAGAAGAGGTGTACGACTCTATTAAAAAGATTGTCATCGCTTTTTGACACAAAGGTTGTTGTTGTTGTGATGGCAACATTTTTTTCTCTTTTATTATTGCGACATAGGGATTTATTTTGCGTAAATCGCCATGAATTATTCGCTACAATAAAAAGTAATCCGTTTTTGGTGCTTCTCTATATTGTAATAAGTATTGGAATCATATTTATACATGAGATGGGGCATGCTGTAGCTTCTGAACGCTACAAGGTTTCCCCAAAAGAAATTGGTTTTGGATTTTATCTTTATTTCCCAGTATTTTTCACTGATGTCTCTAGATCATGGATGGCAACAAGACGCCAACGAATTGTGATTGATGTTGCAGGATTTTATTTTCAAATAATATCAATGACAATTCTTTTGCTGTTTTCTTTTCTGTATACAATGCCAAACCATATACTTTTTGCTATAATACTTGACAATTTAATTGTTATTATATATAATATGAATCCATTATTTCGATTTGATGGATATTGGATTTTTAGCGACATTTTCGGCATAACTAACTTGAGAAATAAAAGTTACTTTGCTATAGCGGAAATAGTATTGTGGATTGGGGCTAAGTTTCGACAATGTAATCAGAGAGAATTTTCATACCCAATTCTTGTATATCTCTATTCTTGTATTAGCCTTCTTTTTGTTTTTACGATGGTTTCCACCTTTGTCATATTTGCCTTTAGACGTTTAGTGACATTAATATCAATGCTAATGCAGAATTCTATTCCTTCTGATAATAGTATTTGGATATTCCTTATCTCTACAATACTATTATTTGTGGGAGTTTATTTTTCATCAATTTCGGTAATACAAACAACTAATACAATAAAAAAGTATGTCTTACAACTACGCAAAGAAAGTAGCATCGATTAA
- a CDS encoding site-specific integrase, with amino-acid sequence MKSTFSVLFYIDRSKTNEEGLCLIRCRISCNGKTSSFSTKQYTAPEDWQAKRGQVKSSAPTAQGINNTLNATEQGLNALYERILREEHYITAEYLKEQHLRQNKPQQTLVELYSSLLQEKEAQSGKTLSKATIRAFGDSCKSFARFLDSKGKRRCLPYEVDKALIEDYRLYMLRDLGNKASSVANRLRHLHQVVRRAIMEDYMREDPFELIDIETPTYERNSLSGDDLQKLLAYRPHRSMDNHHRLIFLLGCFTGLAFSDIKKLRMEDIYTLSDGRRYISLYRTKTQNCCIVPLLPIAEEILAFVGQGRTEGLYFREFPVNCYFNRKIRELLVKAGCSTSTEVSSHMARHTFATTICLENGLPIETVSKMLGHRFISTTELYAKVSKQKIAKEMLPLMGSEQTQTLRKALRVCPPRKKSISNQAEPSTA; translated from the coding sequence ATGAAAAGTACATTCTCAGTTCTGTTTTATATAGACCGAAGCAAGACTAACGAGGAGGGGCTGTGTCTTATCCGCTGTCGTATCTCCTGCAATGGTAAAACCTCCTCATTCTCTACCAAGCAATATACTGCCCCCGAAGATTGGCAAGCCAAGAGGGGGCAAGTAAAAAGCTCCGCTCCCACAGCACAAGGCATCAATAACACACTGAATGCAACTGAGCAGGGATTGAATGCACTCTATGAGCGTATTCTCCGAGAGGAGCATTACATCACAGCCGAGTACCTCAAAGAGCAGCATCTGCGTCAGAACAAGCCCCAACAAACGCTCGTGGAGCTTTATAGCTCGCTACTCCAAGAGAAGGAGGCACAGAGCGGTAAGACGCTTAGCAAGGCTACGATTAGAGCCTTTGGGGATAGTTGCAAGAGCTTTGCTCGTTTCCTTGACAGCAAGGGAAAGAGGCGATGCTTACCCTACGAAGTGGATAAGGCTTTGATAGAGGACTATCGCCTCTATATGCTTCGTGATTTAGGTAATAAAGCAAGCAGTGTTGCTAATCGTCTTAGGCATTTGCATCAAGTTGTCCGTAGGGCTATTATGGAGGACTATATGCGAGAAGACCCATTTGAACTCATAGACATCGAAACACCCACCTACGAGCGAAATAGCCTTAGCGGAGACGACTTACAGAAACTATTGGCTTATCGTCCGCACCGCTCTATGGATAACCACCACCGACTGATATTCCTTTTGGGATGCTTCACTGGTTTGGCTTTCTCAGACATCAAGAAACTGCGTATGGAGGACATCTATACCCTTAGCGATGGACGCAGATACATCTCGCTCTACCGCACCAAGACGCAGAATTGTTGCATTGTACCACTCCTGCCTATTGCGGAGGAGATACTCGCCTTTGTAGGGCAAGGACGCACTGAGGGGCTATACTTTCGAGAGTTCCCAGTAAACTGCTATTTCAATCGTAAAATTCGTGAGCTGCTCGTTAAGGCTGGTTGCTCAACATCGACAGAAGTAAGTTCGCACATGGCACGACATACCTTTGCCACGACCATTTGTTTGGAGAACGGCTTACCGATTGAGACAGTGAGTAAAATGTTAGGGCATCGCTTTATCTCCACTACGGAGCTATATGCCAAAGTCAGCAAGCAGAAAATCGCCAAGGAGATGCTCCCCTTAATGGGAAGCGAGCAGACACAGACGCTACGCAAAGCCTTGCGAGTTTGTCCACCAAGAAAGAAGTCAATATCCAACCAAGCCGAGCCGTCCACCGCCTAA
- a CDS encoding helix-turn-helix domain-containing protein → MRIIIVEGKAWEMLRSSFADFIHRVEQFIGNPPQTEAWLDNEAVCRRLSISKRTLQTLRDTGKIPFSMIGHKCYYKESDITEALNSKTE, encoded by the coding sequence ATGAGAATTATCATCGTAGAGGGCAAAGCGTGGGAGATGCTCCGTTCCTCCTTTGCCGACTTTATCCACCGAGTGGAGCAGTTCATTGGTAATCCGCCCCAAACAGAAGCGTGGCTCGACAACGAAGCCGTCTGCCGTAGACTGAGCATCAGCAAGCGAACCTTGCAGACGCTCAGAGATACAGGCAAAATCCCCTTCTCAATGATTGGGCATAAGTGCTACTACAAAGAGAGTGACATCACAGAAGCATTGAACTCAAAAACTGAATGA
- a CDS encoding helix-turn-helix domain-containing protein, with amino-acid sequence MAENEMITREDPQILVFTQMMEGVLAKLERYCASARPMLGGEVFLTGEEVCELLKLSSRTLQEYRSNGVLAFYKIGGKILYKQSDIQAMLERHYNPILTVRK; translated from the coding sequence ATGGCAGAGAATGAAATGATTACAAGAGAAGACCCTCAGATACTGGTGTTTACTCAAATGATGGAGGGAGTATTAGCCAAATTGGAGCGTTATTGTGCCTCGGCTCGCCCAATGTTAGGCGGAGAGGTCTTCCTCACTGGCGAGGAAGTCTGCGAATTGCTTAAACTTAGCAGTCGAACACTCCAAGAGTACCGAAGCAATGGCGTCTTAGCTTTTTACAAGATAGGAGGCAAGATATTGTATAAGCAGAGCGACATCCAAGCGATGCTCGAAAGGCATTATAACCCCATTCTAACAGTCAGGAAGTAG